The proteins below are encoded in one region of Paenibacillus sp. YYML68:
- a CDS encoding EscU/YscU/HrcU family type III secretion system export apparatus switch protein, which translates to MSREQEQQSSLSKKKAVALQYSPSSSAAPKVVAKGKGRIAESILEKAKESGVPIQEDPSLVEVLSKLDIDQEIPPELYRLVAEVLSYIYRSDARAKEWGQGG; encoded by the coding sequence ATGAGCCGTGAACAAGAGCAGCAGTCATCACTCTCGAAGAAAAAAGCGGTCGCGCTCCAATATTCCCCAAGCAGCTCAGCCGCCCCGAAGGTCGTAGCGAAGGGCAAGGGGCGCATAGCCGAATCGATTCTAGAGAAAGCGAAGGAGAGCGGCGTTCCGATTCAAGAGGACCCGTCACTCGTTGAAGTGCTCTCCAAGCTGGATATTGATCAAGAAATACCGCCAGAGCTGTACAGACTTGTCGCTGAGGTACTCTCCTACATTTACAGGTCCGATGCTAGGGCGAAGGAATGGGGGCAGGGCGGATGA
- the trmFO gene encoding FADH(2)-oxidizing methylenetetrahydrofolate--tRNA-(uracil(54)-C(5))-methyltransferase TrmFO — translation MTELQRVTVIGAGLAGSEAAWQIAAQGVPVVLYEMRPAVKTPAHITEQFAELVCSNSLRANGLTNAVGLLKEEMRMMNSVILRAADKHAVPAGGALAVDRDGFSGEVTSLLRNHPLIEVRNEELETLPEGITVVATGPLTSPALSKHLQELTGEEYLYFYDAAAPIVEKDSIDMDKVYLASRYDKGEAAYLNCPMTEEEFNVFYEALISAETAPIKEFEKEIYFEGCMPIEVMAKRGRQTVLFGPMKPVGLINPRTGELPYAVVQLRQDNAAGTLYNLVGFQTHLKWGEQKRVLSLIPGLENAEFVRYGVMHRNTFINSPSLLHPTYQFRRRDNLFFAGQMTGVEGYVESAASGLLAGLNAARYAKGEELLVLPPDTALGSMAQYITTADFKHFQPMNANFGLFPPLEEKVKNKKLRYEKIAERAIAKIQNFTQNVHNSTCK, via the coding sequence TTGACAGAGCTACAGCGTGTTACCGTTATTGGGGCCGGGCTTGCCGGCAGTGAAGCTGCATGGCAGATCGCTGCACAAGGGGTCCCTGTTGTGTTATATGAGATGCGCCCAGCCGTCAAGACGCCGGCGCACATTACTGAGCAGTTCGCAGAGCTCGTCTGCAGCAACTCGCTGCGGGCGAACGGCCTGACCAATGCGGTCGGCCTGCTGAAGGAAGAGATGCGCATGATGAACTCAGTCATTTTGCGCGCGGCGGACAAGCATGCGGTGCCAGCGGGCGGAGCGCTCGCGGTCGATCGCGATGGCTTCTCCGGCGAGGTGACAAGCCTCTTAAGGAACCACCCGCTGATTGAGGTGCGCAACGAGGAGCTGGAGACGCTTCCGGAAGGAATTACCGTCGTCGCGACAGGTCCACTGACGTCGCCAGCGTTGTCCAAGCATCTGCAGGAGCTGACAGGTGAGGAGTACTTGTACTTCTACGACGCGGCAGCGCCGATCGTCGAGAAGGACTCGATCGATATGGACAAGGTGTACCTGGCGTCCCGCTATGACAAGGGCGAGGCGGCTTACTTGAACTGTCCGATGACCGAGGAGGAGTTCAACGTCTTCTATGAGGCGTTGATCTCGGCAGAGACGGCTCCGATTAAGGAGTTCGAGAAGGAAATCTACTTCGAGGGCTGCATGCCGATCGAGGTGATGGCGAAGCGCGGACGGCAGACGGTGCTGTTCGGCCCAATGAAGCCTGTCGGACTTATTAATCCTCGTACCGGTGAGCTGCCGTATGCGGTCGTCCAGCTGCGTCAGGACAATGCAGCGGGAACGCTGTACAACCTGGTCGGCTTCCAGACGCACCTCAAGTGGGGAGAGCAGAAGCGGGTGCTGTCGCTCATCCCAGGACTTGAGAATGCGGAATTCGTCCGTTACGGTGTGATGCATCGCAATACGTTCATTAACTCTCCTAGCTTGCTGCATCCAACGTATCAGTTCCGCAGACGCGATAATCTGTTCTTCGCCGGGCAGATGACCGGTGTTGAGGGTTACGTTGAATCCGCTGCCTCCGGGCTGCTGGCAGGTCTGAACGCGGCTCGCTATGCGAAGGGTGAGGAGCTGCTCGTGCTGCCGCCGGATACTGCGCTCGGCAGTATGGCGCAATACATCACGACCGCGGACTTCAAGCACTTCCAGCCGATGAATGCGAATTTCGGCCTGTTCCCTCCACTGGAGGAGAAGGTGAAGAACAAGAAGCTGCGCTATGAGAAAATCGCAGAGCGTGCGATTGCGAAAATTCAGAATTTTACCCAAAACGTACACAACTCGACTTGTAAATAA
- a CDS encoding 5' nucleotidase, NT5C type, giving the protein MLRIAIDMDEVIADTLAMHLSEYNRKFGAALTRDDMLGTKLRWLRPEHAGEARAILDQPQFFRKLEVMPGCQEVIAELNERFEVFIATAAMEVPSSFHEKYEWLKEHFPFLDDMNFVFCGDKGIVHADYLIDDNPRHFERFRGTGLLFDAPHNAEETRYIRVKDWSEVKAYFSSMK; this is encoded by the coding sequence ATGCTGAGAATTGCTATCGATATGGATGAGGTTATCGCCGATACGCTCGCGATGCATCTAAGCGAGTATAACCGTAAATTCGGTGCGGCGCTGACACGAGACGACATGTTGGGCACGAAGCTGCGATGGCTGCGGCCCGAGCATGCCGGGGAGGCGCGCGCGATTCTTGACCAGCCGCAATTTTTCCGCAAGCTCGAGGTCATGCCGGGGTGTCAGGAGGTTATAGCTGAGCTGAACGAGAGATTCGAGGTGTTCATCGCGACAGCGGCGATGGAGGTTCCGTCTTCGTTCCATGAGAAATACGAATGGCTGAAGGAACACTTCCCATTCCTCGACGATATGAACTTCGTCTTCTGCGGCGACAAGGGCATCGTGCATGCCGACTATTTGATCGACGACAACCCGCGCCACTTCGAGCGGTTCCGCGGCACTGGACTGCTGTTCGATGCGCCTCACAATGCGGAGGAGACACGATATATTCGGGTCAAGGATTGGAGCGAGGTAAAGGCGTATTTTTCCAGTATGAAGTAA
- the sucC gene encoding ADP-forming succinate--CoA ligase subunit beta, which translates to MNIHEYQGKAVLKQYGVAVPEGKVAFTVDEAVEAAKELGTSVVVVKAQIHAGGRGKAGGVKIAKSLDDVRTYAQEILGKTLVTHQTGPEGKEVKRLLIEQGCDIKKEYYIGVVVDRATGRVVIMGSEEGGTEIEEVAEHSPEKIFKEVVDPAIGLQAFQARRLAYNINIPTELVNKAAKFIQALYTAFVEKDCSIAEINPLVVTGDGNVMALDAKLNFDSNALFRHKDILELRDLDEEDEKEIQASKFDLSYIALDGNIGCMVNGAGLAMATMDIIKYFGGEPANFLDVGGGATKEKVTEAFKIILSDENVKGIFVNIFGGIMKCDIIADGVISAARELGLDRPLVVRLEGTNVELGKKMLNESGLNIVAADSMSDGAQKIVALVK; encoded by the coding sequence ATGAATATCCATGAGTATCAAGGCAAAGCAGTGCTCAAACAGTACGGGGTTGCCGTACCTGAGGGTAAAGTAGCTTTCACGGTTGACGAAGCGGTGGAAGCGGCGAAAGAGCTTGGAACCTCCGTTGTCGTCGTGAAGGCGCAAATTCATGCCGGCGGACGCGGTAAAGCAGGCGGCGTTAAAATCGCGAAGAGCCTGGACGATGTACGTACATACGCTCAAGAAATTCTCGGCAAAACGCTGGTTACTCACCAGACAGGCCCAGAAGGTAAAGAAGTGAAGCGTCTGCTCATCGAGCAGGGCTGCGATATTAAGAAGGAGTACTACATCGGTGTCGTCGTTGACCGCGCTACAGGTCGCGTCGTGATCATGGGCTCCGAAGAGGGCGGCACGGAGATCGAAGAGGTTGCCGAGCATTCCCCAGAGAAAATCTTCAAGGAAGTTGTAGATCCGGCTATCGGTCTGCAGGCGTTCCAGGCACGTCGTCTTGCGTACAACATCAACATCCCTACTGAGCTTGTGAACAAGGCTGCGAAGTTCATCCAGGCGCTGTACACAGCGTTCGTGGAGAAGGACTGCTCGATCGCTGAGATCAACCCGCTCGTAGTGACTGGCGATGGTAACGTTATGGCACTGGATGCGAAGCTGAACTTCGATTCCAACGCACTGTTCCGTCACAAGGACATTCTTGAGCTGCGCGACTTGGACGAGGAAGATGAGAAGGAAATTCAAGCGTCCAAGTTCGACCTGAGCTACATTGCCCTTGACGGCAACATCGGCTGCATGGTTAACGGTGCAGGTCTTGCGATGGCGACGATGGATATTATCAAGTACTTCGGCGGCGAACCCGCTAACTTCCTCGATGTAGGGGGCGGTGCGACAAAGGAGAAGGTTACTGAAGCGTTCAAGATCATCCTTTCCGATGAGAACGTGAAGGGAATCTTCGTTAATATCTTCGGCGGTATCATGAAGTGCGACATCATCGCTGACGGCGTTATTTCGGCTGCTCGCGAGCTTGGTCTTGACCGTCCGCTCGTGGTGCGTCTGGAAGGTACGAACGTAGAGCTTGGCAAGAAGATGCTGAACGAGTCCGGCCTGAACATCGTTGCAGCGGATTCGATGTCTGACGGCGCTCAGAAGATCGTTGCTCTTGTGAAGTAA
- the sucD gene encoding succinate--CoA ligase subunit alpha yields MSILVDKNTKVITQGITGATGMFHTKGGLEYGTQMVGGVTPGKGGTNVDITLENGTTVSLPIFNTVVQAKQATGATASVIYVPPAFAADSIMEAVDAEMELVICITEGIPVLDMVKVSRYMEGKKTRLIGPNCPGVITPGECKIGIMPGYIHTPGHVGVVSRSGTLTYEAVHQLSTRGIGQSSAVGIGGDPVKGSEFIDILKLFNDDPETYAVIMIGEIGGTAEEEAAEWIAANMTKPVVGFIGGATAPPGKRMGHAGAIISGGKGTAAEKVATMERCGIKVAPTPSDMGSTLVSVLEEKGLLEKCITKK; encoded by the coding sequence ATGTCTATTTTGGTAGATAAAAATACGAAGGTTATCACGCAAGGGATCACCGGCGCGACAGGTATGTTCCATACCAAGGGCGGCCTGGAGTACGGCACGCAAATGGTTGGCGGCGTAACGCCGGGTAAGGGCGGCACTAACGTTGATATTACGCTGGAGAATGGCACAACGGTTTCGCTGCCAATCTTCAACACAGTGGTACAAGCGAAGCAAGCGACAGGTGCAACAGCATCCGTTATTTACGTACCACCGGCATTCGCAGCTGACTCCATCATGGAAGCTGTAGATGCTGAGATGGAACTGGTTATCTGCATCACGGAAGGTATTCCGGTACTTGACATGGTGAAGGTTAGCCGTTACATGGAAGGCAAGAAGACTCGTCTGATCGGACCGAACTGCCCAGGCGTTATTACGCCAGGCGAGTGCAAGATCGGTATCATGCCTGGATACATCCACACACCAGGTCATGTTGGCGTCGTATCCCGTAGCGGAACTCTGACGTATGAGGCGGTTCACCAGCTTTCGACACGCGGCATCGGTCAATCGTCCGCTGTTGGTATCGGCGGCGACCCAGTTAAGGGCTCCGAGTTCATCGACATTCTGAAGCTGTTCAATGACGATCCAGAGACGTACGCGGTGATCATGATCGGTGAGATCGGCGGTACGGCTGAGGAAGAAGCAGCAGAGTGGATCGCAGCGAACATGACAAAGCCTGTAGTTGGCTTCATCGGCGGCGCTACAGCGCCTCCGGGCAAGCGTATGGGTCATGCGGGCGCGATCATCTCCGGCGGTAAAGGTACGGCGGCTGAGAAGGTGGCGACCATGGAGCGTTGCGGCATTAAGGTAGCTCCAACACCATCCGACATGGGCTCCACACTCGTTAGCGTGCTTGAAGAGAAGGGTCTTCTCGAGAAGTGCATCACGAAGAAGTAA
- a CDS encoding YifB family Mg chelatase-like AAA ATPase, with amino-acid sequence MYGKVTSACLHGVDGRLIEVEVDLSNGLPQMNIVGLPDSAVKESIERVRAAIKNCGFTFPLQRITVNLAPADIRKEGAAFDLAIALGILATSGQIDKQSVENTLIIGELSLDGSVRPVPGVLSMLEAALKHGIRQVIVPAGNAEEAGWISGIEVRPESHLMGWSRIQATSVVRAHTYVVGTEQASACTFQSKARGSVACQYADEGTPSLDTEGEQPHQDDYADVSGQLHVKRALMISAAGMHNIILIGPPGTGKTMLAKRLPTILPPMNEQESLDVTKIYSVSGKFADRRQLVRQRPFRAPHHTISAAGLVGGGGVPKPGEISLAHRGVLFLDELPEFSRAALEVLRQPIEDRWVTIGRAKAVYRFPAHFLLAASMNPCPCGYLGSSDPSGSELCVCSPLKIAQYRSKVSGPLLDRIDLHVEVPKVPYNELNTPIKPLSSAEMRACVEVAHGIQLERYRSSGYTFNSELSGRALREHCRLELNAAKLLERSFTTLGLSVRSYDRIMKLSRTIADLDGAGEVQAQHVAEALQYRSLDRKRG; translated from the coding sequence ATGTATGGCAAAGTGACCAGCGCGTGCCTGCACGGTGTTGACGGCAGATTGATCGAGGTCGAGGTGGACTTGAGCAATGGGCTCCCACAGATGAATATCGTCGGTCTTCCTGACAGTGCCGTGAAGGAATCAATCGAGCGCGTCCGCGCCGCGATCAAAAACTGCGGCTTCACGTTCCCGCTCCAGCGCATCACCGTTAATTTGGCGCCGGCTGATATTCGCAAGGAAGGAGCTGCGTTCGATCTCGCAATCGCCCTCGGCATACTCGCCACGAGCGGACAGATCGACAAGCAATCGGTGGAGAATACACTGATTATCGGAGAGCTGTCACTGGACGGCTCGGTGCGTCCGGTGCCAGGTGTGCTGTCGATGCTGGAGGCGGCGCTGAAGCACGGCATCCGTCAAGTCATCGTACCCGCAGGCAATGCCGAGGAGGCGGGCTGGATTAGCGGAATCGAGGTAAGACCGGAATCGCATCTCATGGGATGGAGCCGTATTCAAGCGACTTCGGTTGTCCGCGCACACACCTACGTTGTCGGCACGGAGCAGGCATCGGCTTGTACATTTCAGTCTAAGGCTCGCGGCAGCGTTGCTTGCCAGTATGCAGATGAGGGTACCCCCTCCCTCGATACCGAGGGCGAGCAGCCGCACCAGGATGATTACGCGGACGTCAGCGGTCAGCTGCACGTGAAGCGAGCACTGATGATCAGCGCAGCTGGCATGCACAACATCATTCTGATCGGTCCTCCCGGCACGGGCAAAACGATGCTCGCGAAGCGGCTGCCAACGATACTGCCGCCTATGAACGAGCAGGAATCGCTCGATGTGACCAAAATTTACAGTGTATCCGGTAAGTTCGCCGACCGTCGCCAGCTCGTACGCCAGCGGCCGTTCCGCGCGCCGCACCATACGATCTCGGCCGCAGGCCTCGTCGGAGGCGGGGGTGTGCCGAAGCCGGGCGAGATCAGTCTCGCCCATCGGGGCGTGCTGTTCCTCGATGAGCTGCCCGAATTCTCAAGAGCGGCACTAGAGGTGCTTCGCCAGCCGATCGAGGACCGATGGGTAACGATCGGAAGGGCGAAGGCCGTGTACCGATTCCCGGCTCACTTCCTGCTTGCAGCCTCGATGAACCCTTGCCCGTGCGGCTATCTCGGCTCAAGCGACCCGAGCGGTAGCGAGCTGTGCGTCTGCTCTCCGCTGAAGATCGCCCAATATCGGTCCAAAGTATCAGGACCACTGCTCGACCGCATCGACCTGCATGTCGAGGTGCCGAAGGTGCCCTACAACGAGCTCAATACTCCGATCAAGCCGCTGTCCTCCGCCGAAATGCGCGCCTGTGTCGAAGTGGCTCATGGGATCCAGCTTGAGCGGTACCGCTCAAGCGGATATACCTTCAACAGTGAGCTGAGTGGTCGAGCACTGCGTGAGCATTGCCGACTGGAGCTTAACGCAGCCAAGCTGCTGGAGCGCTCCTTCACGACGCTTGGGCTAAGTGTTCGCTCGTACGACCGCATTATGAAGCTGTCGAGGACGATTGCAGACTTGGATGGAGCGGGCGAGGTACAGGCGCAGCATGTAGCCGAAGCGCTGCAGTACCGGAGCTTGGATCGGAAGAGGGGATAA
- the topA gene encoding type I DNA topoisomerase encodes MADSLVIVESPAKAKTISKYLGSKFIVKASMGHIRDLPKSQIGVEVKKNFEPKYITIRGKGSVLKELKDASKKVKKVYLAADPDREGEAIAWHLAHYLELSDQEACRVVFNEITKQAVKDAFKTPRKINQDLVNAQQARRILDRLVGYKISPLLWKKVKKGLSAGRVQSVAVKLIFDRENEIKAFEPEEYWTITAKLAAGKNEFEAKFHSVAGEKKELHNEADVQTVLRTLEQAEFVVAEVKEKERLRNPSPPFITSSMQQEAARKLGFRASKTMSVAQQLYEGIDLGSEGTVGLITYMRTDSTRISPVAQEEAKAYIEQKYGASYYPETPRVYVKKNSNAQDAHEAIRPSSVLREPDQIKAHLSRDQFRLYKLVWERFVASQMASAVLDTMTVDLKAGETVFRAVGSKVKFHGFMKVYVEGNDDAVDTGDEDRLLPPLTPGEQVAKKQVDPKQHFTQPPPRYTEARLVRALEEMGIGRPSTYAPTLETIQKRGYVAIEEKKFIPTELGELVIQQMIEFFPEILDIEFTAHMEEGLDHIEEGKEDWVQVLSEFYESFEKRLEVAESEMEKIEIQDEVSDEICEKCGKHFVYKMGRFGKFLACSGFPDCRNTKPIVKDIGVACKSCGEGKIIERRSKKGRIFYGCDQYPSCEFVSWDKPVEQSCPSCSSMLIEKRNKSGVFIQCVSCDFKEEAKEENEIDDME; translated from the coding sequence ATGGCCGATTCGTTAGTCATTGTGGAATCACCCGCCAAAGCGAAAACGATCAGTAAGTACTTGGGCAGTAAATTTATCGTCAAAGCTTCGATGGGACATATACGGGATTTACCGAAAAGCCAGATCGGCGTCGAAGTTAAAAAAAACTTCGAGCCGAAATACATTACGATACGCGGTAAAGGCTCTGTTCTCAAGGAATTGAAGGATGCGAGCAAGAAGGTGAAAAAAGTGTATCTGGCGGCTGACCCTGATCGCGAAGGGGAAGCGATTGCGTGGCACTTGGCCCACTATTTGGAGCTGTCCGATCAAGAAGCATGCCGCGTCGTATTCAACGAAATTACGAAGCAGGCCGTGAAGGACGCCTTCAAGACGCCGCGCAAAATTAATCAGGATCTCGTGAACGCGCAGCAGGCTAGACGTATTCTCGATCGTCTTGTCGGCTACAAGATCAGTCCTCTATTATGGAAGAAAGTGAAGAAGGGCTTGTCTGCAGGGCGCGTTCAGTCTGTTGCGGTCAAGCTCATCTTCGATCGAGAGAACGAGATCAAGGCGTTCGAGCCGGAGGAATATTGGACGATTACGGCGAAGCTCGCAGCCGGGAAGAACGAATTCGAGGCGAAGTTCCATTCCGTAGCGGGTGAGAAGAAGGAGCTTCATAACGAGGCGGACGTGCAGACTGTACTGCGGACTCTTGAGCAAGCTGAGTTCGTTGTGGCCGAGGTCAAGGAGAAGGAGCGTCTGCGCAACCCGTCGCCGCCATTCATTACGAGCTCGATGCAGCAGGAGGCCGCCCGTAAGCTTGGCTTCCGCGCCTCGAAGACGATGTCCGTGGCCCAGCAGCTGTATGAGGGTATTGATCTGGGTAGCGAAGGGACCGTCGGTCTGATTACGTACATGAGAACCGATTCGACGCGCATATCCCCTGTGGCGCAGGAGGAGGCGAAGGCTTACATCGAACAGAAGTACGGAGCGTCTTATTACCCGGAGACGCCGCGGGTATACGTGAAGAAGAACAGCAATGCGCAGGATGCCCACGAAGCGATTCGACCGAGCTCGGTGCTGCGTGAGCCGGACCAGATTAAGGCGCACCTGAGCCGCGATCAGTTCCGCTTATATAAGCTGGTCTGGGAGCGCTTCGTTGCTAGCCAGATGGCATCGGCTGTTCTGGATACGATGACGGTCGATCTGAAGGCTGGCGAGACGGTGTTCCGTGCGGTCGGCTCGAAGGTCAAGTTCCACGGCTTCATGAAGGTATACGTCGAAGGGAACGACGATGCAGTAGATACTGGCGATGAGGATCGTCTGCTGCCGCCGCTTACGCCAGGTGAGCAGGTAGCGAAGAAGCAGGTCGACCCGAAGCAGCATTTTACCCAGCCGCCACCGCGATATACTGAGGCACGTCTTGTGCGGGCGCTCGAGGAGATGGGCATCGGTCGTCCGAGTACGTATGCGCCGACGCTGGAGACGATTCAGAAGCGAGGCTACGTCGCGATTGAGGAGAAGAAGTTCATTCCGACCGAGCTTGGGGAGCTTGTCATCCAGCAGATGATCGAATTTTTCCCGGAAATACTTGATATTGAGTTCACCGCTCATATGGAAGAGGGGCTGGACCATATCGAGGAGGGCAAGGAAGATTGGGTGCAGGTGCTGAGCGAGTTCTACGAATCGTTCGAGAAGCGGCTTGAGGTTGCGGAATCAGAGATGGAGAAGATCGAGATTCAGGATGAGGTGTCAGACGAGATCTGTGAGAAGTGCGGCAAGCACTTTGTCTACAAGATGGGACGCTTCGGCAAGTTTCTCGCCTGCTCCGGATTCCCGGATTGTCGTAACACGAAGCCGATCGTCAAGGATATCGGAGTCGCCTGTAAGTCGTGCGGCGAAGGCAAAATTATTGAGCGGCGCAGCAAGAAGGGGCGTATCTTCTACGGCTGTGACCAGTATCCGAGCTGTGAATTCGTCTCTTGGGATAAGCCGGTCGAGCAATCGTGTCCAAGCTGCTCGAGCATGCTGATTGAGAAGCGGAACAAGTCAGGCGTGTTCATACAGTGTGTGTCCTGCGACTTCAAGGAAGAAGCGAAGGAAGAAAATGAGATCGACGACATGGAATAA
- a CDS encoding VOC family protein, producing the protein MIEFERVHHISLAVRNLEKARAFYSAVLGLAEIDRPPFQSRGIWYTIGQQQLHLIEQPAGETLRQGSIDSTDSHFAVWVSSYSAAIAWLEQQGIPYEARPHSVAGFAQIYIQDVDNHIIELDAPYGS; encoded by the coding sequence ATGATTGAATTTGAACGTGTTCATCATATCAGCTTGGCCGTTCGGAATTTGGAGAAAGCGAGAGCCTTCTATTCGGCTGTGCTTGGTTTGGCGGAAATCGACAGGCCGCCGTTTCAGTCCAGGGGCATCTGGTACACGATCGGTCAGCAGCAGCTTCATCTGATCGAGCAGCCCGCTGGAGAGACGCTCAGGCAAGGTTCCATCGATTCGACGGACAGCCATTTCGCCGTGTGGGTGTCGAGCTATAGCGCTGCTATCGCATGGCTGGAGCAGCAGGGTATCCCCTATGAAGCTAGGCCGCATAGTGTAGCAGGCTTCGCACAAATCTACATCCAGGACGTCGACAACCACATTATCGAACTAGATGCACCTTACGGATCTTAA
- the dprA gene encoding DNA-processing protein DprA gives MDNRHVLFGLHQLPGIGWKTLRLITERFEQLDHIRTLEAADWQQLGFTPVRAAQLHQTIAAHENISESWLEQQLARYEQHGIQWVTVWDDDYPSMLKETADPPWLLYMKGDKSRLHTLSVGVVGTRTPTVYGKTTAERLSEELAASGICVVSGLARGIDSQAHIGALRGRGSTIAVLGHGLDHVYPAENKQLFLRIASSGLLLTEYPLGTKPVAGLFPQRNRIIAGLSEGVMVVEAAVRSGSLITAELALDYSRDVFAIPGPINSPKSQGVLQLLKSGAKLVTSASDIMEEYAGRLDMEPSTHMPYTNEPNTALTKDERRICDLLANGPLTIDQLLMHTQFSFGHLHAVLINLLMMRRIVELPGSAYTIT, from the coding sequence ATGGATAATCGTCACGTATTGTTTGGCTTACACCAGCTTCCTGGTATTGGCTGGAAGACGCTGCGGCTCATAACTGAACGGTTCGAGCAGCTGGATCATATTCGGACGTTGGAGGCTGCCGATTGGCAGCAGCTCGGCTTCACACCTGTTCGCGCTGCCCAGCTACATCAGACGATCGCAGCGCACGAGAACATAAGTGAGAGCTGGCTGGAGCAGCAGCTCGCTCGATACGAGCAGCATGGAATTCAGTGGGTGACGGTTTGGGATGACGATTATCCGTCTATGCTGAAGGAAACGGCCGATCCGCCGTGGCTGCTGTACATGAAGGGTGACAAGTCAAGGCTGCACACGCTGAGCGTTGGTGTTGTCGGCACCCGCACACCTACAGTCTATGGTAAGACGACGGCCGAGAGGCTCTCCGAGGAGCTGGCAGCGTCTGGAATCTGCGTCGTCAGCGGCTTGGCGCGAGGCATTGACAGTCAGGCGCATATTGGTGCTCTGCGCGGCAGGGGAAGCACGATCGCCGTGCTCGGCCACGGCCTTGATCATGTGTATCCAGCTGAGAACAAGCAGCTGTTCCTGCGCATCGCCAGCTCGGGACTTCTGTTGACCGAATATCCGCTAGGGACGAAGCCGGTGGCGGGCCTATTCCCGCAGCGCAACCGTATTATCGCAGGCTTAAGCGAGGGGGTCATGGTGGTGGAGGCGGCTGTTCGCAGCGGCTCGCTCATTACAGCGGAGCTTGCGCTCGACTACTCGCGCGATGTGTTCGCGATTCCCGGGCCCATCAACTCACCGAAGAGCCAAGGTGTGCTGCAGCTCCTGAAAAGTGGAGCCAAGCTTGTAACAAGTGCAAGCGATATTATGGAGGAGTACGCGGGACGATTAGACATGGAGCCATCAACGCACATGCCGTACACGAATGAACCGAACACCGCACTGACGAAGGACGAACGCAGAATCTGCGATTTGCTCGCGAATGGTCCTCTAACGATTGATCAGCTGCTCATGCACACGCAATTTAGCTTTGGACATTTGCATGCAGTTCTGATAAATTTACTAATGATGCGACGAATCGTAGAACTTCCGGGATCTGCCTACACCATAACTTGA
- a CDS encoding YraN family protein: MNEHLAGRKQRGARGEAAALQHIQKQGFRVLAHNWRCRSGELDIVAEDDGALVIIEVRTRNMSERFGTPFESVNARKQLQLIRTAQVFVHEQRKHAMQMRFDVISVRINAEGVVQQLDHIRSAF; the protein is encoded by the coding sequence ATGAACGAGCATTTGGCCGGGCGCAAGCAGCGTGGCGCACGAGGCGAGGCGGCTGCCTTACAGCATATCCAGAAGCAAGGATTCCGTGTGCTCGCTCACAATTGGCGCTGCCGATCCGGCGAGCTCGACATTGTAGCGGAGGATGACGGTGCCTTGGTTATTATTGAGGTAAGAACGCGCAATATGAGCGAGCGCTTCGGAACACCCTTCGAATCTGTCAATGCCCGTAAACAGCTGCAGCTGATTCGTACCGCACAAGTGTTCGTTCATGAGCAGCGCAAGCACGCGATGCAGATGCGCTTCGATGTCATCTCAGTGCGGATCAACGCAGAGGGCGTCGTCCAGCAGCTGGATCATATACGCAGCGCCTTCTAA
- the hslV gene encoding ATP-dependent protease subunit HslV: MDTFHATTIFAIRHQGKGAIAGDGQVTFGNSMVMKSHAKKVRRLYRGNVVAGFAGSVADAITLFEKFEAKLEEHHGNLQRAAVELAKDWRSDRVLRRLEAMMIVMDRTGLLLISGNGEIIEPDDGILAIGSGGNFALAAGRALHRYAPSMSAKEIAEAALTMAADICVFTNHNLIVEEIE; this comes from the coding sequence ATGGATACGTTTCACGCGACCACGATATTTGCGATTCGCCATCAAGGGAAGGGCGCGATCGCAGGTGACGGACAAGTAACGTTCGGCAACAGCATGGTGATGAAGTCTCATGCGAAGAAGGTGCGTCGGTTGTATAGAGGCAACGTCGTCGCCGGCTTCGCGGGCTCAGTTGCAGACGCGATCACGCTGTTCGAGAAGTTCGAGGCGAAGCTGGAGGAGCACCACGGCAACCTGCAGCGGGCAGCGGTGGAGCTGGCCAAGGATTGGCGTTCGGATCGTGTCCTGCGCCGTCTGGAGGCGATGATGATCGTGATGGATCGGACGGGGCTGCTGCTCATCTCAGGGAACGGGGAAATTATTGAGCCGGATGACGGCATACTTGCCATCGGGTCAGGCGGTAACTTCGCGCTTGCTGCGGGCCGTGCGCTGCATCGGTACGCGCCGAGCATGAGCGCCAAGGAGATTGCTGAGGCGGCACTGACGATGGCGGCTGATATTTGTGTATTTACGAACCATAACTTGATCGTTGAGGAAATCGAATAG